CGTTGGGTTTCTGTTTCTTGTTCCGCCAAAGCGATTTCTACAGCTTTCCCAAAGCCGACGATTTGCGGTGTATACAATGTACCAGAGCGCATCCCCCGCTCATGTCCACCGCCGTGTTGCTGGGGAGCTAGTTTTACTCTGGGATCGCGTCTGCGGACGTACAGCGCTCCAATACCTTTGGGGCCATATACTTTATGTGCTGTTAGCGACATCAAGTCAATTTTCATCGCTTGCACATCTAAGGGAATTTTACCAATAGCTTGGGCGGCATCGGTGTGGAAAATGATATCGTGTTCATGGCACATTTCGCCAATTTCTGCCAAAGGCTGTAATACACCAATTTCATTATTTGCAGCCATCACCGATACTAAAATTGTCTCAGGACGGAAAGCTTTTTTTAACTCAGTTAAATCAATCAGTCCATCTTTTTGGACAGGGAGAATAGTAATTTCAAAACCGAGACTTTTTAAATAATTACAAGGATCAATCACTGCATTATGTTCAGTGGCAACAGTAATAATATGCTGACCTTTTTTAAAATAAGCTTCGGCAACACCTTTAATAGCTAAATTATTTGCTTCTGTTGCCCCACTCGTAAACACAATTTCTTCTGGTGTGGCGTTGATTGCTGCTGCTAAAATTTCTCGCGTTTGCTTCACAGCGGCTTCTGCTTCCCAACCATAAATATGACTAATACTTGCTGGGTTGCCAAATTTTTCTGTGAAGTAAGGAATCATTGCTGCTAATACCCGTTCATCTACGGCTGTAGTAGCGTGGGAATCAATGTATATAGGGCGAATAGACATAATTATTAACTCAAACTTTGACTCAAATTTTTTAATACGCTTAGAACTTGATACAGTTCATTTTTTCTCCTCAACAGACTAAATTCATCAGACAATGCATACTTTGGTATATTTTGTTTAGTCAGTTTTATAAAAATGAAATGACTACCATTTGTTACTAATCCAAAAGTAGGTTTGTCTTGACTAGCATTAGCCAGCATATAAACAAGTGCTTGAGGTATAGCTTCTAAAATAGAAAAACTAGCCCTTTTAGATTCAATTATTAACAACCAGAATTGTTCTTGAATAACTAAAACATCAATTCTACCTCTAATGATTTCTCCTTCATCTTCCGCAGAAATTTCTATTGATTCCTCGCCTCTCATATAAAAAGGCTCATCATAAAATCCAGCTAAATTGAGTAAAGGAGATAAAACTACTAATTTCACCGTTTCTTCTGACAAAGGAGGACGCTTGACTAAACGGAGAAAATGAAGTTTTACTTTGTCTAAATCTTGCTTTTCTAAATCTGTAATTTCCGGTAAATTTTCAAACCATTCTGTGAAGAATGCCTCATCTTCGGCTACTTTTAGGCTAAATCTTTCTTCCAAATAGGCAAGCCCGATATTTTGTGCTTGGATAAATTGAACCATAATTTATTTACAAGATGCAATATAACTATTACGAAACTGTTCTAGTATTAATCTAGATAAAAATAGCAAAGAAAATTAACTTAAAAGTTGACCTATCTTTTTTAATATATTCAAAACTTTATATAATTCATTTTCGCGTCTATATAAAGTAAATATATCAGATAAAGCATATATTGGTTTATTTTGTTTTATCAACTTGATAAATTGAAAATCTTCTCCATTCATTACTAAGGAATATGTAGGATGATCAGGCTGAGGATTTGCCAACATATAAGTTAGTGCTTGAGGAATCGCCTTTGCCAAGGAAAAACTAGACCTTTTAGATTCAATTATCAATAACCATAGCTGATCTTGGAGAACTAAGACATTAATTTTACCTTTAATAATTTCTTTAGTATCTTCGGTAGTTACTTCATCATCAATGATAAAATCTTCACTAATTTCTACACTTTCTTCTGTAGCAATATAAAAAGGAGGACGATAAAAACCAGCTAAATCTAACAACGGAGATAATACTACCAATTTTACTGCTTCTTCTAAAAGAGGAGCATTTTCAAGGACGTTAAGATAGTTATTTTTAACTCTGTCTAAATATTGCTTTTCTAATTCGGAAACTTCAGGGATATAGTCAAACCACTCTGTAAAAAATTGCTCATCTTCAGATTTATAGAGAGCAAATTTTTTCTTTAAATAGGCAAAGGTAACATTTTGGGCTTGGATGACTTGAATCATATTTATTTCAACTTGCAAAAAGTCTAATTCCTGACTTTAATTGTCACGCAGTTTCTAGCATCCAGCCGCGTTACGTAGCTGCTAATTCCTGTAATTTAGTTAAAACTGCCTGAGCATGACCTTTGGTTTTCACATTAGGCCAAGTATATACAATGATTTTATCAGGTGAAATTAGAAAGGTTGACCGAGCAACACCCATATATTCTTTGCCCATAAACTTTTTTAACCGCCAAGCACCGTAAGCTTCTGTCAAAATATGTTCTGGGTCACTTAAAAGGGTGATTGAC
This portion of the Nostoc sp. GT001 genome encodes:
- a CDS encoding IscS subfamily cysteine desulfurase; its protein translation is MSIRPIYIDSHATTAVDERVLAAMIPYFTEKFGNPASISHIYGWEAEAAVKQTREILAAAINATPEEIVFTSGATEANNLAIKGVAEAYFKKGQHIITVATEHNAVIDPCNYLKSLGFEITILPVQKDGLIDLTELKKAFRPETILVSVMAANNEIGVLQPLAEIGEMCHEHDIIFHTDAAQAIGKIPLDVQAMKIDLMSLTAHKVYGPKGIGALYVRRRDPRVKLAPQQHGGGHERGMRSGTLYTPQIVGFGKAVEIALAEQETETQRLTQLRQRLWEQLSQVEGIHLNGHPQQRLAGNLSISVEGVDGAALLLGLQPVMAISSGSACSSANTAPSHVLTALGHSEKLAYASVRFGIGRFNTQEEIDIVAKHAIATIQSLQNKR
- a CDS encoding restriction endonuclease subunit R encodes the protein MVQFIQAQNIGLAYLEERFSLKVAEDEAFFTEWFENLPEITDLEKQDLDKVKLHFLRLVKRPPLSEETVKLVVLSPLLNLAGFYDEPFYMRGEESIEISAEDEGEIIRGRIDVLVIQEQFWLLIIESKRASFSILEAIPQALVYMLANASQDKPTFGLVTNGSHFIFIKLTKQNIPKYALSDEFSLLRRKNELYQVLSVLKNLSQSLS
- a CDS encoding restriction endonuclease subunit R produces the protein MIQVIQAQNVTFAYLKKKFALYKSEDEQFFTEWFDYIPEVSELEKQYLDRVKNNYLNVLENAPLLEEAVKLVVLSPLLDLAGFYRPPFYIATEESVEISEDFIIDDEVTTEDTKEIIKGKINVLVLQDQLWLLIIESKRSSFSLAKAIPQALTYMLANPQPDHPTYSLVMNGEDFQFIKLIKQNKPIYALSDIFTLYRRENELYKVLNILKKIGQLLS